From one Dermacentor andersoni chromosome 1, qqDerAnde1_hic_scaffold, whole genome shotgun sequence genomic stretch:
- the mspo gene encoding spondin-2: protein MAQRRALRPPALRFALLLLVLGPPCHEACRGLAQYRVTLATAWTASRFPKHYPQWRPAAQWSQLFGVSHNASVHIWREGRLASEGVRQFAEHGHVGRLSSQLAQGFGGVLDVFHGPAIVKGSGASNAAFFADARHSRVSAMSRLVPSPDWFVGVDGLELCGGGRWRDLLLVDAHPLDAGTDRGLTFTAPRWPAQPAENVSRITARLPSHPGASFHYPHLENLPRIGVFQFRKLREYASHGDALADQPHSHRETAASGTMVTTHAPSAEPSSTTGKPPTDDGYSSCQVSGWSAWSACSQTCGLGQSRRHRGILRYPTRGAAPCPPLHELRWCGSARTCRKPNTYFRWNR from the exons TGCTGGTGCTCGGGCCGCCGTGCCACGAAGCGTGCCGTGGCCTGGCCCAGTACCGCGTCACTCTGGCCACCGCCTGGACGGCCAGCCGCTTCCCCAAGCACTACCCGCAGTGGAGGCCCGCCGCGCAGTGGTCGCAGCTCTTCG GCGTGAGCCACAACGCCAGCGTGCACATTTGGCGCGAGGGTCGCCTGGCGAGCGAGGGCGTGCGCCAGTTCGCCGAGCACGGCCACGTGGGCCGGCTGAGCAGCCAGCTGGCGCAGGGCTTCGGCGGCGTGCTGGACGTTTTCCACGGGCCAGCCATCGTCAAGGGCAGCGGGGCATCCAACGCCGCCTTCTTCGCCGACGCACGCCATTCCAGG GTGTCGGCCATGTCGCGGCTGGTTCCCAGCCCGGACTGGTTCGTGGGCGTCGACGGACTCGAGCTATGCGGGGGTGGCCGCTGGCGCGACCTGTTGCTGGTGGACGCACATCCGCTAGACGCCGGCACCGACCGGGGCCTGACGTTCACTGCACCGCGCTGGCCCGCCCAGCCGGCAGAGAACGTCTCGCGCATCACGGCCCGCTTGCCCAGCCATCCGGGAGCCTCGTTCCACTACCCGCACCTCGAGAACCTGCCGCGCATCGGCGTCTTCCAGTTCCGCAAGCTGCGCGAGTACGCCTCGCACGGGGACGCCTTGGCAGACCAGCCACACAGCCATAGGGAGACTGCGGCGTCGGGAACGATGGTCACCACCCACGCACCTTCCGCAGAACCCAGCAGCACCACGGGCAAACCACCGACGGACGACG GCTATTCGTCGTGCCAGGTGTCGGGCTGGTCGGCGTGGTCGGCCTGCAGCCAGACCTGCGGCCTCGGCCAGTCGCGGCGCCATCGGGGAATCCTGCGCTACCCGACCAGAGGCGCCGCTCCCTGCCCGCCGCTGCACGAGCTGCGCTGGTGCGGCAGCGCCAGGACCTGTAGGAAGCCGAACACCTACTTCCGGTGGAACCGCTGA